The Pseudolabrys sp. FHR47 genome contains a region encoding:
- the dapB gene encoding 4-hydroxy-tetrahydrodipicolinate reductase yields the protein MAEMRLIVTGAGGRMGRTLVKAIADSKDFTLAGALEDARSPLLGWDAGHLAGIGDNGVKLTGDIAALLANADGIVDFTAPAASLEYAARAAAAGKVHVIGTTGTSADDDRKIAQAAQKAVIVKSGNMSLGVNLLAALTKRVAKTLDQIYDIEILEMHHNQKVDAPSGTALLLGRAAAEGRGIDLSQRSVRSRDGHTGAREPGDIGFATLRGGTVVGEHTVMFAGPAERIELTHKAEDRMIFARGALHAALWARHQKPGLYSMMDVLGLKDF from the coding sequence ATGGCTGAAATGCGTTTGATCGTCACGGGGGCCGGCGGCCGCATGGGCCGCACTTTGGTCAAGGCCATTGCCGACAGCAAGGACTTCACGCTCGCCGGCGCGCTGGAAGACGCGCGCTCGCCGCTGCTCGGCTGGGACGCCGGCCATCTCGCCGGCATCGGCGACAACGGCGTCAAGCTGACGGGCGATATCGCGGCGCTATTGGCCAACGCCGACGGCATTGTCGATTTCACCGCCCCGGCCGCGTCACTCGAATACGCGGCGCGTGCCGCCGCCGCCGGCAAGGTCCACGTTATCGGCACGACCGGCACCAGCGCCGACGACGATCGCAAAATCGCGCAGGCCGCGCAGAAGGCGGTCATTGTCAAGTCGGGCAATATGAGCCTCGGCGTTAATCTGCTGGCGGCGCTGACCAAGCGCGTGGCCAAGACGCTGGACCAAATTTACGACATCGAAATCCTGGAGATGCATCACAACCAGAAAGTCGATGCGCCGTCGGGTACCGCGCTTCTGCTCGGCCGCGCCGCGGCGGAAGGCCGTGGGATCGATCTCAGCCAGCGTTCGGTGCGTTCGCGCGACGGCCACACTGGCGCGCGCGAGCCAGGCGATATCGGCTTTGCCACCTTGCGCGGCGGCACCGTGGTCGGCGAACACACCGTGATGTTCGCGGGGCCCGCCGAGCGCATCGAGCTCACCCACAAGGCCGAGGACCGCATGATCTTCGCGCGCGGCGCGCTGCACGCGGCATTATGGGCGCGTCACCAGAAGCCCGGCCTCTATTCGATGATGGACGTGCTCGGTCT
- a CDS encoding NADPH-dependent FMN reductase, whose protein sequence is MPTPKILTFAGSTRIGSSNAKLAALAAKELTLLDIEVTRISLQDYALPLYDPDLEARSGPPDAAYKLKHMIMAHQGVFIASPDYSASVTPMLKNAIDWVSRVREKGDPLYAAFRNRVFAIASVSPEPSGGLHSLQALRQILEIGCGALVIPEQLAIAGDEEAFDEMGNIADTHLVNKFHAQLSRLVELARIMG, encoded by the coding sequence ATGCCCACGCCGAAAATCCTCACCTTCGCGGGATCGACCCGTATCGGCTCGTCCAACGCCAAACTCGCGGCTTTGGCGGCGAAGGAGCTGACCCTGCTCGATATCGAGGTGACGCGCATATCGCTGCAGGATTATGCGCTGCCACTTTACGATCCGGATCTCGAGGCGCGCAGCGGCCCGCCGGACGCCGCCTACAAGCTCAAGCACATGATCATGGCCCATCAGGGCGTGTTCATCGCCAGCCCGGATTATTCGGCCTCCGTCACGCCGATGCTCAAGAACGCGATCGACTGGGTGTCGCGCGTGCGCGAGAAGGGTGATCCGCTCTATGCCGCGTTCCGGAACCGCGTCTTTGCCATCGCCTCGGTGTCGCCGGAGCCGTCCGGGGGACTGCATTCGCTGCAGGCGCTGCGGCAGATCCTCGAAATCGGCTGCGGCGCGCTGGTGATCCCCGAGCAGCTTGCCATTGCCGGCGACGAGGAGGCCTTTGACGAAATGGGCAACATCGCCGATACCCATCTCGTCAACAAGTTTCACGCCCAGTTGTCGCGCCTCGTCGAGCTGGCGCGGATAATGGGCTAG
- the pyrF gene encoding orotidine-5'-phosphate decarboxylase: MVSRIGSAATFYKIGYQLGLAGGLPFAAGLIAAGKQVFLDFKLHDIGNTITHGVASVANMGATFLTVHAYPQTMKAAAQGARGSKLKILAVTVLTSYDDNDLAEAGYALSVGPLVAKRAAQARSIGIDGLVCSPEEAANLRGIVGDGMSLVTPGIRPAGSAAGDQKRIMTPARAIAAGADYLVVGRPIVEAADPKAAAQAIVDEIAQAKAQQQQQQQ, translated from the coding sequence ATGGTGTCGCGCATCGGTTCGGCGGCGACGTTCTACAAGATCGGCTACCAGCTCGGCCTCGCCGGCGGCCTGCCTTTCGCGGCCGGGCTGATCGCGGCGGGCAAGCAGGTGTTTCTCGATTTCAAGCTGCACGACATCGGCAACACCATCACCCACGGCGTCGCCAGCGTCGCCAATATGGGCGCGACCTTTCTCACTGTGCACGCCTACCCGCAGACGATGAAAGCGGCGGCCCAAGGCGCGCGCGGCTCGAAGCTGAAGATCCTCGCGGTGACCGTACTGACGTCCTATGACGACAATGATCTCGCCGAGGCTGGTTATGCGCTCAGCGTCGGTCCGCTGGTGGCCAAGCGCGCGGCGCAGGCGCGCAGCATTGGCATCGACGGGCTTGTTTGTTCGCCGGAAGAAGCCGCCAACCTGCGCGGCATTGTTGGTGACGGCATGTCGCTGGTGACGCCGGGCATTCGCCCCGCCGGCAGCGCCGCCGGCGATCAGAAGCGCATCATGACTCCGGCGCGCGCCATTGCCGCTGGCGCCGACTATCTCGTGGTCGGCCGTCCGATCGTCGAAGCCGCCGATCCGAAGGCGGCCGCTCAGGCGATCGTCGATGAAATTGCTCAGGCCAAGGCGCAACAGCAACAGCAGCAACAATAA
- a CDS encoding DUF1330 domain-containing protein encodes MAKGYWIGRVDIHNEEGYKPYSAANAAIFKKYGGRFIVRGGPFEAREGVARSRNVVIEFPDFATAKACYDSPEYQANMKIRLAHSTGEIVIVEGYDGPQP; translated from the coding sequence ATGGCCAAGGGCTACTGGATCGGGCGCGTCGATATTCATAACGAGGAAGGCTACAAGCCCTATTCGGCGGCGAACGCAGCGATCTTCAAGAAGTACGGCGGACGCTTCATCGTGCGCGGCGGCCCGTTCGAGGCGCGCGAGGGCGTGGCCCGCAGCCGCAACGTGGTGATCGAGTTTCCGGACTTCGCCACCGCCAAGGCCTGTTACGATTCGCCCGAATACCAGGCGAACATGAAAATCCGGCTGGCGCATTCGACCGGCGAAATCGTTATCGTCGAGGGCTATGACGGCCCGCAGCCGTAG